The Crocosphaera subtropica ATCC 51142 genome includes a window with the following:
- the thrS gene encoding threonine--tRNA ligase: MVKQAASPEVSEQQPIKLPRTSESDKLKRIRHTASHVMAMAVQKLFPKAQVTIGPWTETGFYYDFDVPEPFTDKDLKAIKKEMIKIIKKKLPLIREEVSAEEAKKRITELQEPYKLEILEGLEPPITLYHLGDQWWDLCAGPHVETTGDLNPKAFDIESVAGAYWRGDETKAQLQRIYGTAWETPEQLAEYKRRKEEALKRDHRRLGKELGLFIFSDPVGPGLPLWTPKGTIIRSTLEDFLKQEQLKRGYLPVVTPHIGRVDLFKISGHWQNYKEDMFPMMAETEEAKTSEMGFVLKPMNCPFHIQIYKSELRSYRDLPMRLAEFGTVYRYEQSGELGGLTRVRGFTVDDSHLFVTPDQLDDEFLNVVDLILSVFRSLQLKNFKARLSFRDPNSDKYIGSNEAWNKAENAIRRAVQTLEMDYFEAEGEAAFYGPKLDFIFQDALEREWQLGTVQVDYNLPERFELEYVGEEGNRHRPVMIHRAPFGSLERLIGILIEEYAGDFPLWLAPTQVRLLPVSDVQLDYVKDVANKMLSLGIRAEADTSGERLGKMIRNGEKQKIPVMAIVGAKEVEANALSIRTRASGELGTMAVDEVIEKLNDAITNHSNF, encoded by the coding sequence ATGGTTAAACAAGCTGCATCACCTGAAGTATCAGAACAACAACCCATCAAACTACCGCGCACCAGCGAATCTGATAAACTTAAACGTATCCGTCACACAGCATCCCATGTGATGGCCATGGCTGTGCAGAAATTGTTCCCGAAAGCGCAAGTTACCATCGGCCCTTGGACAGAAACCGGCTTTTACTACGACTTTGATGTTCCCGAACCCTTCACGGACAAAGACCTAAAAGCGATCAAAAAAGAGATGATCAAAATCATCAAAAAAAAGCTTCCCCTCATTCGTGAAGAGGTTTCTGCCGAAGAAGCCAAAAAACGCATTACTGAGCTTCAAGAACCCTATAAACTAGAAATCCTGGAAGGTTTAGAACCCCCCATCACTCTCTATCATTTAGGGGATCAATGGTGGGATCTTTGCGCCGGTCCCCACGTGGAAACTACAGGAGACTTGAACCCGAAAGCGTTTGACATCGAATCCGTGGCCGGTGCATACTGGCGAGGAGATGAGACAAAAGCGCAGCTACAACGCATCTATGGGACTGCGTGGGAAACGCCCGAACAGTTGGCGGAGTATAAACGACGCAAGGAAGAGGCGTTAAAGCGCGATCACCGTCGGTTAGGAAAGGAGTTGGGGTTATTTATCTTTTCAGACCCTGTGGGCCCTGGTTTGCCTCTGTGGACCCCCAAAGGAACCATTATTCGGTCAACCTTAGAAGACTTTTTGAAACAGGAACAACTGAAACGGGGTTATCTTCCTGTGGTGACTCCTCATATTGGTCGGGTGGACTTGTTTAAAATTTCCGGTCACTGGCAAAATTATAAGGAAGATATGTTTCCCATGATGGCCGAAACTGAGGAAGCAAAAACCTCAGAAATGGGGTTTGTTCTTAAACCGATGAACTGTCCGTTTCACATCCAAATTTATAAGAGTGAGTTACGATCTTATCGTGATTTACCCATGAGATTAGCAGAATTTGGAACGGTTTACCGTTACGAACAATCAGGAGAATTAGGAGGTTTAACCCGTGTTCGTGGGTTTACAGTGGATGATTCCCATTTGTTTGTTACCCCAGATCAATTAGATGATGAATTTCTCAATGTTGTAGATTTAATTCTCTCGGTATTTAGAAGTTTACAACTGAAGAATTTTAAAGCAAGATTGAGTTTTCGAGATCCCAACTCTGATAAATATATTGGTTCAAATGAAGCTTGGAATAAGGCAGAAAATGCCATCCGTCGTGCGGTTCAAACCTTAGAAATGGACTATTTTGAAGCAGAAGGAGAAGCGGCCTTTTATGGTCCAAAATTAGACTTTATTTTCCAAGATGCTTTAGAAAGAGAGTGGCAACTCGGAACCGTTCAAGTTGACTATAACCTCCCCGAAAGATTTGAGTTAGAATATGTGGGAGAAGAGGGAAACCGCCACCGTCCCGTGATGATTCACCGCGCACCTTTTGGCTCATTAGAGCGGTTAATTGGCATTTTAATCGAAGAGTATGCCGGTGATTTTCCTTTGTGGTTAGCACCCACTCAAGTACGTCTTTTACCGGTTAGTGATGTCCAGTTAGACTATGTTAAAGATGTCGCTAATAAAATGCTTTCTTTAGGTATTCGTGCAGAAGCGGATACATCAGGAGAAAGACTCGGTAAAATGATTCGTAACGGGGAAAAACAAAAGATTCCTGTTATGGCTATTGTTGGGGCAAAAGAAGTAGAAGCTAATGCCTTAAGTATTCGCACTCGTGCATCAGGAGAGTTAGGAACAATGGCCGTTGATGAAGTGATAGAAAAGTTAAACGATGCTATCACGAATCATAGCAATTTCTAA